In Capsicum annuum cultivar UCD-10X-F1 chromosome 11, UCD10Xv1.1, whole genome shotgun sequence, one genomic interval encodes:
- the LOC107848048 gene encoding mitogen-activated protein kinase 18 isoform X2 has protein sequence MIYFNHLSEYIPSIDIWSIGCIFAEVLTGKPLFSGKSVVHQLDLITDLHGTPSADIISGVRNEKARKYLTDMKKKSPVPFTKKFQKADLLALRLLQRLWLIRTSKDWPRLRGEIDTTLGDYFAERKIWC, from the exons ATGATCTATTTCAACCATCTTTCTGAG TATATACCTTCTATTGATATCTGGAGTATTGGATGTATTTTCGCGGAGGTCCTGACAGGGAAACCATTATTTTCGGGCAAAAGTGTTGTTCATCAATTGGATTTGATTACTGATCTTCATGGAACGCCATCAGCTGATATTATATCGGGG GTTCGTAATGAGAAGGCAAGGAAGTATTTGAcagacatgaagaaaaagagcccAGTTCCTTTTACTAAGAAATTTCAAAAAGCAGATCTTTTGGCACTTCGACTGTTGCAGAG GCTTTGGCTGATCCGTACTTCAAAGGACTGGCCAAGATTGAGAGGGGAAATAGACACA ACACTTGGTGACTATTTTGCTGAAAGGAAAAT ATGGTGTTGA
- the LOC107848048 gene encoding mitogen-activated protein kinase 18 isoform X1: MIYFNHLSEYIPSIDIWSIGCIFAEVLTGKPLFSGKSVVHQLDLITDLHGTPSADIISGVRNEKARKYLTDMKKKSPVPFTKKFQKADLLALRLLQRLLWLIRTSKDWPRLRGEIDTTLGDYFAERKIWC; the protein is encoded by the exons ATGATCTATTTCAACCATCTTTCTGAG TATATACCTTCTATTGATATCTGGAGTATTGGATGTATTTTCGCGGAGGTCCTGACAGGGAAACCATTATTTTCGGGCAAAAGTGTTGTTCATCAATTGGATTTGATTACTGATCTTCATGGAACGCCATCAGCTGATATTATATCGGGG GTTCGTAATGAGAAGGCAAGGAAGTATTTGAcagacatgaagaaaaagagcccAGTTCCTTTTACTAAGAAATTTCAAAAAGCAGATCTTTTGGCACTTCGACTGTTGCAGAGGTT GCTTTGGCTGATCCGTACTTCAAAGGACTGGCCAAGATTGAGAGGGGAAATAGACACA ACACTTGGTGACTATTTTGCTGAAAGGAAAAT ATGGTGTTGA
- the LOC107848048 gene encoding mitogen-activated protein kinase 18 isoform X4: MIYFNHLSEYIPSIDIWSIGCIFAEVLTGKPLFSGKSVVHQLDLITDLHGTPSADIISGVRNEKARKYLTDMKKKSPVPFTKKFQKADLLALRLLQRLWLIRTSKDWPRLRGEIDTMVLILKILHDA; encoded by the exons ATGATCTATTTCAACCATCTTTCTGAG TATATACCTTCTATTGATATCTGGAGTATTGGATGTATTTTCGCGGAGGTCCTGACAGGGAAACCATTATTTTCGGGCAAAAGTGTTGTTCATCAATTGGATTTGATTACTGATCTTCATGGAACGCCATCAGCTGATATTATATCGGGG GTTCGTAATGAGAAGGCAAGGAAGTATTTGAcagacatgaagaaaaagagcccAGTTCCTTTTACTAAGAAATTTCAAAAAGCAGATCTTTTGGCACTTCGACTGTTGCAGAG GCTTTGGCTGATCCGTACTTCAAAGGACTGGCCAAGATTGAGAGGGGAAATAGACACA ATGGTGTTGATACTCAAGATATTACATGATGCTTGA
- the LOC107848048 gene encoding mitogen-activated protein kinase 18 isoform X3, translated as MIYFNHLSEYIPSIDIWSIGCIFAEVLTGKPLFSGKSVVHQLDLITDLHGTPSADIISGVRNEKARKYLTDMKKKSPVPFTKKFQKADLLALRLLQRLLWLIRTSKDWPRLRGEIDTMVLILKILHDA; from the exons ATGATCTATTTCAACCATCTTTCTGAG TATATACCTTCTATTGATATCTGGAGTATTGGATGTATTTTCGCGGAGGTCCTGACAGGGAAACCATTATTTTCGGGCAAAAGTGTTGTTCATCAATTGGATTTGATTACTGATCTTCATGGAACGCCATCAGCTGATATTATATCGGGG GTTCGTAATGAGAAGGCAAGGAAGTATTTGAcagacatgaagaaaaagagcccAGTTCCTTTTACTAAGAAATTTCAAAAAGCAGATCTTTTGGCACTTCGACTGTTGCAGAGGTT GCTTTGGCTGATCCGTACTTCAAAGGACTGGCCAAGATTGAGAGGGGAAATAGACACA ATGGTGTTGATACTCAAGATATTACATGATGCTTGA